The Rhabdothermincola sediminis genome contains the following window.
ACCCACCATCCGGCACGCCTCGGACACGTTACCGAGCTCCTCAGCCAGCTCGAGCACACGCCGGCGCCGCTGATAGATGATCTCTGTCGGGGTCATGGTGATGGACTCCTCTGGGTCAGTGGAACGAACCACGGGTCCATCACCACCCCCACACCAACGAGGGCGGTGTCAACTCAACCCCCGGACAGGACGAGCTAGCTCCTGCCGGCCTCACCGGCCGGCGACGGACGGGAGCCAGCTCGGGCGTGCGGCTTCGAAGGCCGCGATGTCCGCCTCGTGCTGGAGGGTGATCCCGATGTCGTCGAGGCCTCGCAGGAAGCGGTCCCGGGTGGCGTGGTCGAGGGGAAAGGTGGCCTCGATGCCGGCCTCGGGAGCGGCGATGGTCCTGGCAGCGACGTCGATGGTGATCTCCAGCGCGGGGTCGGCCTGCACGGCCCGCATCAGCTGGTCGGCCACCTCCGCGTCGACCTGCACGGGGACGAGGCCGTTCTTGGTGCAGTTGTTGCGGAAGATATCGGCGAAGCGGGGGGAGACCACGGCCCGGAAGCCGTAGTCCATGATCGCCCACACCGCGTGCTCCCGGGAGGAGCCGGTGCCGAAGTTGGGGCCGGCCAGCAGGATGCTGGCCCCCGCGTGGTGCGGTTGGTTCAACACGAAATCCGGGTCGTCGCGCCACTCGGAGAACAGGCCGGCGCCGAAACCGGTGCGCTCCACCCGCTTGAGCCAGTCGCTCGGGATGATCTGATCGGTGTCGACGTCGGAGCGATCAAGTGGCACCGCGGTGCCGGTGACGACGGTGACGGGTTCCATCGGTGCGTTCCTTTCGGTCCGGTTCTCGGCTCAGTCCAGGTCGTCCGGGGTGGCGATGGTGCCGGCGATCGCCGTGGCCGCCGCGACCGCCGGGGACACCAGATGGGTCCGCCCGCCCCGACCCTGCCGCCCTTCGAAGTTGCGGTTGCTGGTGGAGGCGGCTCGTTCGCCGGGCGCGAGCTTGTCGGGGTTCATCGCCAGGCACATGGAGCAGCCGGGCTCGCGCCAGTCGAATCCCGCGGCCCGGAAGATCTCGTGCAGGCCCTCCCGCTCGGCCTGGTGCTTCACCGCGAACGACCCGGGCACGACCATGGCCCGCAGGCCGTCCCGGACCCGCCGCCCCTCCACGACCGCGGCCGCGGCGCGCAGGTCCTCGATCCGGCTGTTGGTGCACGAGCCGATGAAGACCGTGTCGACCGGGATCTCCCGCATGGGCGTGCCCGGGGTGAGCCCCATGTAGTCGAGGGCCCGGTTGGCGGCTTCGCGCTGGCTGGGCTCGGTGAAGCTGTCGGGATCGGGCACCGTGGCCGTGATCTCCACCACCTGCGAGGGGTTGGTGCCCCACGAGACGAACGGCACCAGCGACGAGGCGTCGAGCTCCACGGTCTTGTCGAACGTCGCGCCCTCGTCGGTGGGCAGGCTGCGCCAGTGGTCGAGCGCGGCCTCCCACTGCTTGCCCCGCGGGGCGAACCGGCGGCCCTCGAGGTAGGCGAAGGTGGTGTCGTCCGGGGCGACCAGCCCCGCTCGGGCACCGGCCTCGATCGACATGTTGCACACCGTCATCCGTCCCTCCATCGACAGGCCCCGGATCGCCGAGCCGCGGTACTCGATGATCGAGCCGATGCCACCGTGGGTGCCGATGCGCCCGATGATGGCCAGGATGATGTCCTTGGCCGTGACCCCCGGGGGCAGCTCGCCGTCGACGGTGACGCTCATGGTGCCCGGCCGGAGCTGGGGGAGGGTCTGGGTGGCCAGCACGTGCTCTACCTCGCTGGTGCCGATGCCGAAGGCCAGGGCTCCGAAGGCGCCGTGGGTCGAGGTGTGGCTGTCCCCGCAGACGATGGTCATGCCCGGCTGCGTGAGGCCCTGCTCGGGGCCGATGACGTGGACGATGCCCTGGCCGGGGTCGCCCATCGGGTACTCGGTGATGCCGAACTCGGCGCAGTTGGCCCGAAGCACCTCGACCTGCTTGCGCGACACCGGGTCGGCGATCGGCCGGTCGATGTCGGCGGTGGGGACGTTGTGGTCCTCGGTGGCCACCGTGAGGTCGGGGCGGCGGACCCGGCGGCCCGCCAGACGCAGGCCGTCGAAGGCTTGGGGAGAGGTGACTTCGTGCACCAGGTGCAGGTCGATGTAGAGGAGGTCGGGCTCCCCCTCGGCCCGGCGGACCACGTGCTGGTCCCAGATCTTGTCGCTCAACGTGCGGGGTGTGGCCATGCGCTCCCCTCCGGGCTCGGATGTCTGGTGG
Protein-coding sequences here:
- the leuD gene encoding 3-isopropylmalate dehydratase small subunit, producing MEPVTVVTGTAVPLDRSDVDTDQIIPSDWLKRVERTGFGAGLFSEWRDDPDFVLNQPHHAGASILLAGPNFGTGSSREHAVWAIMDYGFRAVVSPRFADIFRNNCTKNGLVPVQVDAEVADQLMRAVQADPALEITIDVAARTIAAPEAGIEATFPLDHATRDRFLRGLDDIGITLQHEADIAAFEAARPSWLPSVAGR
- the leuC gene encoding 3-isopropylmalate dehydratase large subunit → MATPRTLSDKIWDQHVVRRAEGEPDLLYIDLHLVHEVTSPQAFDGLRLAGRRVRRPDLTVATEDHNVPTADIDRPIADPVSRKQVEVLRANCAEFGITEYPMGDPGQGIVHVIGPEQGLTQPGMTIVCGDSHTSTHGAFGALAFGIGTSEVEHVLATQTLPQLRPGTMSVTVDGELPPGVTAKDIILAIIGRIGTHGGIGSIIEYRGSAIRGLSMEGRMTVCNMSIEAGARAGLVAPDDTTFAYLEGRRFAPRGKQWEAALDHWRSLPTDEGATFDKTVELDASSLVPFVSWGTNPSQVVEITATVPDPDSFTEPSQREAANRALDYMGLTPGTPMREIPVDTVFIGSCTNSRIEDLRAAAAVVEGRRVRDGLRAMVVPGSFAVKHQAEREGLHEIFRAAGFDWREPGCSMCLAMNPDKLAPGERAASTSNRNFEGRQGRGGRTHLVSPAVAAATAIAGTIATPDDLD